Within the Streptomyces sp. YIM 121038 genome, the region GCTCGGTTCGCTGATCGCCTTCTCGCTGGGGCTCGTGTGGGCGCTCGCCTTCCGCGCGCCGACGCGGTTCATCCGCTGGCCGGTCGGCCTGATCACCGAGTTCATCCGCAACACGCCCCTGCTGGTGCAGCTCTTCTTCCTGTTCTTCGTGCTGCCGGAGTGGAACATCCAGTTCTCCGCCGAGACCACCGGCACGCTCGCGATCGGCCTGCACTACTCGACGTACACCGCGCAGGTCTACCGCGCGGGCATCGAGGCCGTGCCCGTCGGCCAGTGGGAGGCGGCCAAGGCGCTGAGCCTGTCGTACCCGCGCACCTGGACCGCGGTGATCCTGCCGCAGGCGATCCGCCGCGTGGTCCCCGCGCTCGGCAACTACGTCATCGCGATGCTCAAGGACACCCCGCTGCTCTCCGGCATCGGCGTCCTGGAGCTGCTCCAGCGCTCGCGGCTCGAGGCGGCGCAGACCTTCCAGTACACGGAGGCGCTGACCGTCGTCGGCGTCGCCTTCATCCTCATCGCCTATCCGTCCTCCCTCCTCCTGCGAGCCCTGGAGCGCCGTCTTGTCCGCTGACACC harbors:
- the ehuD gene encoding ectoine/hydroxyectoine ABC transporter permease subunit EhuD produces the protein MNHGTDTWDWGAVADFMPHFWDGVLVTLQALVLGSLIAFSLGLVWALAFRAPTRFIRWPVGLITEFIRNTPLLVQLFFLFFVLPEWNIQFSAETTGTLAIGLHYSTYTAQVYRAGIEAVPVGQWEAAKALSLSYPRTWTAVILPQAIRRVVPALGNYVIAMLKDTPLLSGIGVLELLQRSRLEAAQTFQYTEALTVVGVAFILIAYPSSLLLRALERRLVR